From Oncorhynchus tshawytscha isolate Ot180627B linkage group LG27, Otsh_v2.0, whole genome shotgun sequence, a single genomic window includes:
- the LOC112226040 gene encoding uncharacterized protein LOC112226040 isoform X1, with translation MFLLIIIFTNFGTLIADDAMSDGNLQCFNDYDKSMVCHFTTDKSKCAEYNMTLKLLGAQNIGQNDCTFKEKERSNDVFKCGCSIDPMVLIIGEEFNATLWNSGKRLNSKILCIKCSIKPKTPTVQKVKPTENGNFLVKWKTNYPDDAPFSKDLIAELSYRKKGETDEVSKNYSTTSHELLGRDLEPNTIYALKVRTYTDRSGHFSDWSEELEFTNPASSRKVLQIVIVFSCIAVIIITSALFWCSVRLKTKWWDNIPKCSNPDLLYMVPGVPKVLSPPKIPLSSIYVDSSKMDTEGKTWTNPLIVDGSSGRGSGSELDSSSSLGYAHTCSMSPEPSNVQIISHLQEALSKVFPSLVPLDGNPQSLLLAPPMTDDGTQMNCPEPNRDIGVCSSDYNPLHFMSESGGSCGSSRYNNITYSPSVPLNSIQELTTSKTSSFPKQPLLFCNSSYHSGEAEVLKNAHSQLFLGTDQQDLNLSTNCAPLLQTEFSYHPCDGASDDSETTTSAEDTSLIYGSNDSNVSEPHNVISVVDGYQSFSEAVGKDNKRGTDAFMDVPLPLKGFQDVDSSEPLIYDVNPCYHSLPDPGCCLPPSDVDYQTLQSLGQNSPDQWVSDKMLNKCLETEIPQSSMRNMPLNVISNSQEGQCPIPGNPFLTAFCSDQAMQIDNDSSYHCV, from the exons ATGTTTCTATTGATTATTATATTCACAAACTTTGGGACTTTGATAGCTGATGATG CAATGAGTGACGGAAATCTTCAATGCTTCAACGATTATGACAAAAGTATGGTTTGTCATTTTACGACTGACAAGTCTaagtgtgctgaatacaacatgacATTGAAATTATTGGGCGCACAAAATAT AGGCCAGAATGATTGTACTTTCAAGGAAAAGGAGAGGTCCAATGATGTTTTCAAATGTGGATGCTCTATTGATCCAATGGTCCTTATTATTGGGGAGGAGTTTAATGCAACACTTTGGAATTCTGGGAAGCGTCTAAATTCCAAAATCCTCTGTATCAAATGCAGCA TAAAACCCAAAACCCCCACCGTCCAAAAGGTGAAACCAACAGAAAATGGGAATTTCCTGGTCAAATGGAAGACAAACTACCCTGATGATGCACCGTTTTCTAAGGACTTGATTGCCGAATTGAGCtacagaaagaaaggagaaaCAGATGAG GTGTCCAAAAATTACTCAACAACTTCCCATGAATTACTTGGCAGAGACTTGGAGCCAAACACCATTTATGCTCTGAAGGTCAGAACCTATACTGACAGGAGCGGCCATTTCAGTGACTGGAGTGAAGAGTTGGAATTCACCAACC CTGCATCATCTCGGAAAGTACTCCAGATTGTCATTGTTTTCAGTTGCATTGCTGTTATCATCATCACAAGTGCTTTATTTTGGTGCAGTGTTAG ACTCAAAACCAAGTGGTGGGATAATATTCCTAAATGTTCAAACCCAGACCTTTTGTACATGGTTCCAGGAGTGCCTAAG GTATTGTCTCCTCCCAAAATACCTTTATCCTCCATCTATGTTGATTCTTCAAAAATGGACACTGAAGGAAAAACATG GACAAACCCCTTGATAGTAGATGGGAGCAGTGGAAGAGGTAGTGGCTCAGAGCTTGACTCATCATCTTCCCTGGGTTATGCCCACACATGTTCCATGAGCCCGGAGCCTAGTAATGTGCAGATCATTAGCCATCTTCAAGAGGCCCTGAGCAAAGTCTTTCCCAGCCTTGTTCCTTTGGACGGGAATCCTCAGTCATTGCTTTTAGCCCCTCCTATGACAGATGATGGTACACAAATGAACTGCCCTGAGCCAAATAGAGACATTGGTGTGTGTTCATCTGACTACAATCCTCTTCATTTCATGAGTGAGTCTGGAGGCTCCTGTGGGTCGTCTCGTTACAACAATATTACCTACTCCCCCTCAGTGCCCCTCAACTCCATTCAAGAGTTAACAACAAGCAAGACATCCTCATTTCCTAAGCAGCCTCTGCTCTTTTGTAACTCCTCCTACCATTCTGGTGAGGCTGAAGTGTTGAAAAATGCCCATTCACAGCTGTTTCTTGGTACTGATCAACAAGACCTTAACTTGTCCACTAACTGTGCACCCCTCTTGCAAACCGAGTTTTCATATCACCCGTGTGATGGCGCCAGTGATGATTCAGAGACTACCACTTCAGCAGAGGACACCAGTCTGATCTATGGCTCTAATGACAGCAATGTGTCCGAACCTCACAATGTTATCAGTGTCGTTGATGGATATCAGAGCTTCAGTGAGGCGGTCGGTAAGGACAATAAGAGAGGAACTGATGCCTTCATGGATGTGCCACTGCCACTTAAGGGTTTCCAGGATGTGGACAGTAGCGAGCCACTGATTTACGATGTGAATCCATGTTACCACAGCCTGCCTGACCCTGGATGCTGCCTTCCCCCGAGTGACGTCGATTATCAGACTTTACAGAGCCTGGGACAAAATAGCCCAGATCAGTGGGTTTCAGACAAAATGCTGAACAAGTGTTTGGAGACTGAGATCCCTCAAAGCTCCatgaggaacatgcctctaaatGTCATATCCAACTCACAGGAAGGACAATGTCCGATACCTGGAAATCCCTTTCTTACTGCTTTCTGTTCAGACCAAGCCATGCAAATAGACAATGACAGCTCCTATCATTGTGTGTGA
- the LOC112226040 gene encoding uncharacterized protein LOC112226040 isoform X3 codes for MVLIIGEEFNATLWNSGKRLNSKILCIKCSIKPKTPTVQKVKPTENGNFLVKWKTNYPDDAPFSKDLIAELSYRKKGETDEVSKNYSTTSHELLGRDLEPNTIYALKVRTYTDRSGHFSDWSEELEFTNPASSRKVLQIVIVFSCIAVIIITSALFWCSVRLKTKWWDNIPKCSNPDLLYMVPGVPKVLSPPKIPLSSIYVDSSKMDTEGKTWTNPLIVDGSSGRGSGSELDSSSSLGYAHTCSMSPEPSNVQIISHLQEALSKVFPSLVPLDGNPQSLLLAPPMTDDGTQMNCPEPNRDIGVCSSDYNPLHFMSESGGSCGSSRYNNITYSPSVPLNSIQELTTSKTSSFPKQPLLFCNSSYHSGEAEVLKNAHSQLFLGTDQQDLNLSTNCAPLLQTEFSYHPCDGASDDSETTTSAEDTSLIYGSNDSNVSEPHNVISVVDGYQSFSEAVGKDNKRGTDAFMDVPLPLKGFQDVDSSEPLIYDVNPCYHSLPDPGCCLPPSDVDYQTLQSLGQNSPDQWVSDKMLNKCLETEIPQSSMRNMPLNVISNSQEGQCPIPGNPFLTAFCSDQAMQIDNDSSYHCV; via the exons ATGGTCCTTATTATTGGGGAGGAGTTTAATGCAACACTTTGGAATTCTGGGAAGCGTCTAAATTCCAAAATCCTCTGTATCAAATGCAGCA TAAAACCCAAAACCCCCACCGTCCAAAAGGTGAAACCAACAGAAAATGGGAATTTCCTGGTCAAATGGAAGACAAACTACCCTGATGATGCACCGTTTTCTAAGGACTTGATTGCCGAATTGAGCtacagaaagaaaggagaaaCAGATGAG GTGTCCAAAAATTACTCAACAACTTCCCATGAATTACTTGGCAGAGACTTGGAGCCAAACACCATTTATGCTCTGAAGGTCAGAACCTATACTGACAGGAGCGGCCATTTCAGTGACTGGAGTGAAGAGTTGGAATTCACCAACC CTGCATCATCTCGGAAAGTACTCCAGATTGTCATTGTTTTCAGTTGCATTGCTGTTATCATCATCACAAGTGCTTTATTTTGGTGCAGTGTTAG ACTCAAAACCAAGTGGTGGGATAATATTCCTAAATGTTCAAACCCAGACCTTTTGTACATGGTTCCAGGAGTGCCTAAG GTATTGTCTCCTCCCAAAATACCTTTATCCTCCATCTATGTTGATTCTTCAAAAATGGACACTGAAGGAAAAACATG GACAAACCCCTTGATAGTAGATGGGAGCAGTGGAAGAGGTAGTGGCTCAGAGCTTGACTCATCATCTTCCCTGGGTTATGCCCACACATGTTCCATGAGCCCGGAGCCTAGTAATGTGCAGATCATTAGCCATCTTCAAGAGGCCCTGAGCAAAGTCTTTCCCAGCCTTGTTCCTTTGGACGGGAATCCTCAGTCATTGCTTTTAGCCCCTCCTATGACAGATGATGGTACACAAATGAACTGCCCTGAGCCAAATAGAGACATTGGTGTGTGTTCATCTGACTACAATCCTCTTCATTTCATGAGTGAGTCTGGAGGCTCCTGTGGGTCGTCTCGTTACAACAATATTACCTACTCCCCCTCAGTGCCCCTCAACTCCATTCAAGAGTTAACAACAAGCAAGACATCCTCATTTCCTAAGCAGCCTCTGCTCTTTTGTAACTCCTCCTACCATTCTGGTGAGGCTGAAGTGTTGAAAAATGCCCATTCACAGCTGTTTCTTGGTACTGATCAACAAGACCTTAACTTGTCCACTAACTGTGCACCCCTCTTGCAAACCGAGTTTTCATATCACCCGTGTGATGGCGCCAGTGATGATTCAGAGACTACCACTTCAGCAGAGGACACCAGTCTGATCTATGGCTCTAATGACAGCAATGTGTCCGAACCTCACAATGTTATCAGTGTCGTTGATGGATATCAGAGCTTCAGTGAGGCGGTCGGTAAGGACAATAAGAGAGGAACTGATGCCTTCATGGATGTGCCACTGCCACTTAAGGGTTTCCAGGATGTGGACAGTAGCGAGCCACTGATTTACGATGTGAATCCATGTTACCACAGCCTGCCTGACCCTGGATGCTGCCTTCCCCCGAGTGACGTCGATTATCAGACTTTACAGAGCCTGGGACAAAATAGCCCAGATCAGTGGGTTTCAGACAAAATGCTGAACAAGTGTTTGGAGACTGAGATCCCTCAAAGCTCCatgaggaacatgcctctaaatGTCATATCCAACTCACAGGAAGGACAATGTCCGATACCTGGAAATCCCTTTCTTACTGCTTTCTGTTCAGACCAAGCCATGCAAATAGACAATGACAGCTCCTATCATTGTGTGTGA
- the LOC112226040 gene encoding uncharacterized protein LOC112226040 isoform X2, with protein sequence MKAMSDGNLQCFNDYDKSMVCHFTTDKSKCAEYNMTLKLLGAQNIGQNDCTFKEKERSNDVFKCGCSIDPMVLIIGEEFNATLWNSGKRLNSKILCIKCSIKPKTPTVQKVKPTENGNFLVKWKTNYPDDAPFSKDLIAELSYRKKGETDEVSKNYSTTSHELLGRDLEPNTIYALKVRTYTDRSGHFSDWSEELEFTNPASSRKVLQIVIVFSCIAVIIITSALFWCSVRLKTKWWDNIPKCSNPDLLYMVPGVPKVLSPPKIPLSSIYVDSSKMDTEGKTWTNPLIVDGSSGRGSGSELDSSSSLGYAHTCSMSPEPSNVQIISHLQEALSKVFPSLVPLDGNPQSLLLAPPMTDDGTQMNCPEPNRDIGVCSSDYNPLHFMSESGGSCGSSRYNNITYSPSVPLNSIQELTTSKTSSFPKQPLLFCNSSYHSGEAEVLKNAHSQLFLGTDQQDLNLSTNCAPLLQTEFSYHPCDGASDDSETTTSAEDTSLIYGSNDSNVSEPHNVISVVDGYQSFSEAVGKDNKRGTDAFMDVPLPLKGFQDVDSSEPLIYDVNPCYHSLPDPGCCLPPSDVDYQTLQSLGQNSPDQWVSDKMLNKCLETEIPQSSMRNMPLNVISNSQEGQCPIPGNPFLTAFCSDQAMQIDNDSSYHCV encoded by the exons ATGAAAG CAATGAGTGACGGAAATCTTCAATGCTTCAACGATTATGACAAAAGTATGGTTTGTCATTTTACGACTGACAAGTCTaagtgtgctgaatacaacatgacATTGAAATTATTGGGCGCACAAAATAT AGGCCAGAATGATTGTACTTTCAAGGAAAAGGAGAGGTCCAATGATGTTTTCAAATGTGGATGCTCTATTGATCCAATGGTCCTTATTATTGGGGAGGAGTTTAATGCAACACTTTGGAATTCTGGGAAGCGTCTAAATTCCAAAATCCTCTGTATCAAATGCAGCA TAAAACCCAAAACCCCCACCGTCCAAAAGGTGAAACCAACAGAAAATGGGAATTTCCTGGTCAAATGGAAGACAAACTACCCTGATGATGCACCGTTTTCTAAGGACTTGATTGCCGAATTGAGCtacagaaagaaaggagaaaCAGATGAG GTGTCCAAAAATTACTCAACAACTTCCCATGAATTACTTGGCAGAGACTTGGAGCCAAACACCATTTATGCTCTGAAGGTCAGAACCTATACTGACAGGAGCGGCCATTTCAGTGACTGGAGTGAAGAGTTGGAATTCACCAACC CTGCATCATCTCGGAAAGTACTCCAGATTGTCATTGTTTTCAGTTGCATTGCTGTTATCATCATCACAAGTGCTTTATTTTGGTGCAGTGTTAG ACTCAAAACCAAGTGGTGGGATAATATTCCTAAATGTTCAAACCCAGACCTTTTGTACATGGTTCCAGGAGTGCCTAAG GTATTGTCTCCTCCCAAAATACCTTTATCCTCCATCTATGTTGATTCTTCAAAAATGGACACTGAAGGAAAAACATG GACAAACCCCTTGATAGTAGATGGGAGCAGTGGAAGAGGTAGTGGCTCAGAGCTTGACTCATCATCTTCCCTGGGTTATGCCCACACATGTTCCATGAGCCCGGAGCCTAGTAATGTGCAGATCATTAGCCATCTTCAAGAGGCCCTGAGCAAAGTCTTTCCCAGCCTTGTTCCTTTGGACGGGAATCCTCAGTCATTGCTTTTAGCCCCTCCTATGACAGATGATGGTACACAAATGAACTGCCCTGAGCCAAATAGAGACATTGGTGTGTGTTCATCTGACTACAATCCTCTTCATTTCATGAGTGAGTCTGGAGGCTCCTGTGGGTCGTCTCGTTACAACAATATTACCTACTCCCCCTCAGTGCCCCTCAACTCCATTCAAGAGTTAACAACAAGCAAGACATCCTCATTTCCTAAGCAGCCTCTGCTCTTTTGTAACTCCTCCTACCATTCTGGTGAGGCTGAAGTGTTGAAAAATGCCCATTCACAGCTGTTTCTTGGTACTGATCAACAAGACCTTAACTTGTCCACTAACTGTGCACCCCTCTTGCAAACCGAGTTTTCATATCACCCGTGTGATGGCGCCAGTGATGATTCAGAGACTACCACTTCAGCAGAGGACACCAGTCTGATCTATGGCTCTAATGACAGCAATGTGTCCGAACCTCACAATGTTATCAGTGTCGTTGATGGATATCAGAGCTTCAGTGAGGCGGTCGGTAAGGACAATAAGAGAGGAACTGATGCCTTCATGGATGTGCCACTGCCACTTAAGGGTTTCCAGGATGTGGACAGTAGCGAGCCACTGATTTACGATGTGAATCCATGTTACCACAGCCTGCCTGACCCTGGATGCTGCCTTCCCCCGAGTGACGTCGATTATCAGACTTTACAGAGCCTGGGACAAAATAGCCCAGATCAGTGGGTTTCAGACAAAATGCTGAACAAGTGTTTGGAGACTGAGATCCCTCAAAGCTCCatgaggaacatgcctctaaatGTCATATCCAACTCACAGGAAGGACAATGTCCGATACCTGGAAATCCCTTTCTTACTGCTTTCTGTTCAGACCAAGCCATGCAAATAGACAATGACAGCTCCTATCATTGTGTGTGA